A window from Pseudomonas moraviensis encodes these proteins:
- a CDS encoding IS3 family transposase, whose amino-acid sequence MSVRRVCSVLGIARSSYYINRKTKRFKPGLRWLRRRLRALHKEHREALGTRGLCKALRKKGIFIGRYRMRSLIKTFGLHRRRPRYAHYRRTTKPAVVAPNILDRRFNPTQPDTLWAGDITYIRVGNSWLYLAVVMDLFSRRIVGWACSRTADAALAAKALKLAVSLRRPMPELLFHSDQGCQYTADRFVACLADNRIVQSMSRRGNCWDNAVVERYFRTLKHDWMPENGYQTHIEAEKDVMDFISHYNHRRCHSASNHLPPALFERQAA is encoded by the coding sequence ATGTCAGTTCGGCGCGTATGCTCCGTGCTTGGCATCGCCCGTAGTAGCTATTACATAAACCGCAAAACCAAGCGTTTTAAGCCGGGCCTGCGGTGGCTAAGGCGCAGACTTCGTGCGTTGCATAAAGAACATCGAGAGGCCCTGGGTACTCGAGGGCTCTGCAAAGCGTTGAGAAAGAAAGGGATCTTTATCGGTCGCTATCGAATGCGCTCGCTGATCAAAACTTTCGGTCTGCACCGACGCAGACCACGGTATGCCCACTATCGTCGTACTACAAAACCGGCAGTCGTTGCTCCGAACATACTTGATCGTCGCTTCAATCCGACTCAGCCAGATACGCTTTGGGCAGGCGATATAACCTACATCAGAGTTGGGAATAGCTGGCTTTATCTGGCAGTGGTGATGGATCTTTTTTCACGCAGGATTGTTGGCTGGGCGTGCTCCCGAACTGCCGATGCTGCGCTGGCTGCTAAAGCATTGAAGTTGGCAGTGTCACTACGCCGACCAATGCCTGAACTGCTATTTCACTCAGACCAGGGCTGTCAGTACACAGCTGATCGATTTGTCGCCTGTTTGGCAGACAACCGGATCGTTCAAAGCATGAGCCGTCGAGGTAATTGTTGGGATAATGCAGTGGTTGAGCGCTATTTCAGGACGCTGAAGCACGATTGGATGCCGGAAAACGGTTATCAAACCCACATCGAAGCGGAGAAGGATGTGATGGACTTCATCTCACATTACAACCATCGCCGTTGCCACTCTGCTTCGAACCACTTGCCGCCTGCGCTGTTTGAGCGACAGGCGGCCTAA
- a CDS encoding flagellar basal body-associated protein FliL gives MKAWIMLLLALSLPVAALAEEAKEGEAPKVNYITLSPPFVGNYGLDGTAKLKVYKADVALRVTGEEATKLVKANEPLIRNQLVALFTQQTTEAMGSIEGKEKLRQEALKQTQQVMNDETGKPVVEDLLFNNLIIQ, from the coding sequence GTGAAAGCGTGGATCATGTTGTTGCTGGCCCTGTCTCTGCCTGTGGCAGCACTGGCCGAAGAAGCCAAAGAAGGCGAGGCGCCGAAGGTCAATTACATCACCCTGAGCCCGCCGTTCGTCGGCAATTACGGCCTCGATGGCACCGCCAAGCTCAAGGTCTACAAGGCCGACGTGGCCCTGCGCGTCACTGGCGAAGAGGCGACCAAACTGGTCAAGGCCAACGAGCCGCTGATCCGCAATCAACTGGTGGCGCTGTTCACTCAGCAGACCACCGAGGCGATGGGCAGCATCGAGGGCAAGGAAAAGCTGCGTCAGGAAGCGTTGAAGCAGACCCAGCAGGTCATGAATGACGAGACCGGCAAGCCAGTGGTTGAGGATCTGTTGTTCAACAACCTGATCATCCAGTAA
- a CDS encoding NADPH:quinone oxidoreductase family protein — protein sequence MKAVLCKAFGPAESLVLEDVASPVAKKNEILLDVHAAGVNFPDTLIIEGKYQFKPPFPFSPGGEAAGVVREVGEKVSHLKVGDRVMALTGWGSFAEQVAVPGYNVLPIPPSMDFNIAAAFSMTYGTSMHALKQRANLQAGETLLVLGASGGVGLAAVEIGKAMGARVIAAASSAEKLAVAKAAGADELINYSESNLKDEIKRLTDGQGADVIYDPVGGDLFDQAIRAIAWNGRLLVVGFASGRIPELPVNLALLKGAAVLGVFWGSFAQRQPQDNAANFAQLFGWFAEGKLKPLVSQVYPLSNAAQAIDDLGQRKAVGKVVVQVR from the coding sequence ATGAAAGCCGTGCTGTGCAAAGCCTTCGGCCCTGCCGAATCGCTGGTGCTGGAAGACGTCGCCAGTCCTGTCGCCAAGAAGAACGAAATCCTGCTGGACGTGCACGCCGCCGGGGTCAATTTCCCGGACACGCTGATCATCGAGGGCAAATACCAGTTCAAACCGCCCTTCCCGTTCTCGCCGGGCGGTGAAGCGGCCGGGGTGGTGCGCGAAGTCGGGGAAAAGGTCAGTCACCTGAAAGTCGGCGACCGGGTCATGGCACTGACCGGCTGGGGCAGTTTTGCCGAGCAGGTTGCGGTGCCGGGCTACAACGTCCTGCCAATTCCGCCGTCGATGGACTTCAACATTGCCGCTGCTTTCAGCATGACCTACGGCACCTCCATGCACGCGCTCAAGCAGCGCGCCAACCTGCAAGCGGGCGAAACCCTGCTGGTCCTCGGGGCATCCGGTGGTGTGGGCCTCGCCGCGGTGGAGATCGGCAAAGCCATGGGCGCCCGGGTGATCGCCGCCGCCAGCAGCGCCGAGAAACTCGCGGTGGCCAAGGCTGCAGGGGCTGACGAGTTGATCAACTACAGCGAAAGCAATCTGAAGGACGAAATCAAACGCCTCACCGACGGCCAGGGCGCCGACGTGATTTACGACCCGGTCGGCGGCGACCTGTTCGACCAGGCCATCCGCGCCATCGCCTGGAACGGCCGCCTGCTGGTCGTCGGCTTCGCCAGCGGACGCATCCCGGAACTGCCGGTGAACCTGGCCCTGCTCAAAGGTGCGGCGGTGCTCGGCGTATTCTGGGGCTCGTTCGCCCAGCGCCAGCCCCAGGACAATGCAGCGAACTTTGCCCAACTGTTCGGCTGGTTTGCCGAGGGCAAACTCAAACCGCTGGTGTCGCAGGTGTATCCGCTGAGCAATGCCGCGCAAGCGATCGATGATCTTGGCCAGCGCAAGGCTGTGGGCAAGGTTGTCGTTCAGGTTCGTTAA
- the glpT gene encoding glycerol-3-phosphate transporter, producing MFAFFRPAAHQAPLPEEKIDSTYRRLRWQIFAGIFIGYAGYYLLRKNFSLAMPYLIDEGYSRGDLGLAMSAIAIAYGLSKFLMGLVSDRSNPRFFLPFGLLVSAGVMFIFGFAPWATSSVTMMFILLFINGWAQGMGWPPSGRTMVHWWSQKERGGVVSVWNVAHNVGGGLIGPLFLIGMGLFNDWHAAFYVPAAVALGVAVFAFITMRDTPQSVGLPPIEQYKNDYPEGYDASHEDEFSAKEIFVKYVLRNKMLWYIAMANVFVYLLRYGVLDWAPTYLKEAKGFTVDKTSWAYFFYEWAGIPGTLLCGWMSDKIFRGNRGLTGMVFMALVTVATLVYWLNPAGNPMVDMIALLSIGFLIYGPVMLIGLQALELAPKKAAGTAAGFTGLFGYLGGSVAASAAMGYTVDHFGWDGGFVLLVGACLLAMAFLAPTLWHKQVASQSREAVA from the coding sequence ATGTTTGCTTTCTTTCGTCCTGCCGCACATCAGGCTCCTTTGCCTGAAGAAAAAATAGACAGCACCTACCGACGCCTGCGCTGGCAGATCTTCGCCGGTATCTTTATCGGCTACGCCGGTTACTACCTGCTGCGCAAGAACTTCTCCCTGGCCATGCCGTACCTGATCGACGAAGGCTACAGCCGTGGCGACCTCGGCCTGGCGATGTCGGCGATCGCCATTGCCTACGGTCTGTCGAAGTTCCTCATGGGCCTGGTGTCCGACCGTTCCAACCCGCGTTTCTTCCTGCCGTTCGGTCTGCTGGTCTCGGCCGGGGTGATGTTCATTTTCGGTTTCGCGCCGTGGGCAACATCCAGCGTGACGATGATGTTCATCCTCCTGTTCATCAACGGCTGGGCGCAGGGGATGGGCTGGCCGCCGAGCGGACGGACCATGGTGCACTGGTGGTCGCAGAAGGAACGCGGCGGCGTGGTGTCGGTGTGGAACGTGGCGCATAACGTCGGCGGCGGTCTGATCGGCCCGCTGTTCCTGATCGGCATGGGCCTGTTCAACGACTGGCACGCGGCGTTCTACGTCCCGGCAGCGGTCGCGCTGGGCGTTGCGGTGTTTGCGTTCATCACCATGCGCGACACCCCGCAATCGGTCGGCCTGCCGCCGATCGAGCAGTACAAGAACGATTATCCGGAAGGCTACGACGCCAGCCACGAAGACGAATTCAGCGCCAAGGAAATCTTCGTCAAATACGTGCTGCGCAACAAAATGCTCTGGTACATCGCCATGGCCAACGTTTTCGTCTACCTGCTGCGCTACGGCGTGCTGGACTGGGCGCCGACCTACCTGAAGGAAGCCAAGGGTTTCACGGTGGATAAAACCTCGTGGGCCTACTTCTTCTACGAGTGGGCGGGCATTCCGGGGACGCTGCTGTGCGGCTGGATGTCGGACAAGATCTTCCGTGGCAACCGTGGCCTGACCGGCATGGTGTTCATGGCGCTGGTGACTGTGGCGACGCTGGTGTACTGGCTGAATCCGGCCGGCAACCCGATGGTCGACATGATCGCCCTGTTGTCGATCGGCTTCCTGATCTACGGCCCGGTCATGCTGATCGGCCTGCAGGCACTGGAACTGGCGCCGAAGAAAGCCGCCGGCACCGCAGCGGGATTCACCGGTCTGTTCGGTTATCTGGGTGGTTCGGTCGCGGCCAGCGCGGCGATGGGCTACACCGTTGACCATTTCGGCTGGGACGGCGGTTTCGTCCTGCTGGTCGGCGCTTGCCTGCTGGCGATGGCCTTCCTCGCGCCAACGCTATGGCACAAGCAGGTCGCCAGTCAGAGCCGCGAAGCGGTCGCCTGA
- a CDS encoding gamma-glutamylcyclotransferase produces MSAIENAILNLAYPPRLDLGPQLTHEQLLASMQSTMARHKGGPVWLFAYGSLIWRPECTAVERVRGRVHGYHRGLYLWSHEHRGTPEMPGLVFGLDRGGSCSGFAYRLPEDNLDTALYALWKREMPFPSYRPHWLNCRLEDGTQVQALGFVLERHLPSYAGNLPDHVLSQVFASASGRYGTTRDYVEQTVHALRSHAMPDRNLEARLKRCKSHSDQATASRL; encoded by the coding sequence ATGAGCGCCATTGAAAACGCAATTCTGAATCTGGCTTACCCTCCGCGGCTCGATCTTGGGCCGCAGCTGACGCACGAACAACTTCTCGCTTCCATGCAATCGACCATGGCGCGCCACAAGGGCGGGCCGGTGTGGCTGTTCGCCTATGGCTCGCTGATCTGGCGTCCGGAATGCACGGCCGTTGAGCGTGTGCGCGGGCGCGTGCATGGTTACCATCGCGGCTTGTACCTGTGGTCGCATGAGCACCGTGGTACGCCGGAGATGCCCGGTCTGGTGTTCGGCCTGGATCGTGGCGGTTCCTGCAGCGGTTTTGCCTACCGCTTGCCGGAAGACAATCTCGATACCGCGCTGTACGCGCTGTGGAAACGCGAGATGCCGTTTCCCTCGTATCGTCCGCACTGGCTCAATTGCCGGCTCGAAGATGGCACTCAGGTGCAGGCCTTGGGATTCGTGCTGGAGCGTCACCTGCCGAGCTATGCCGGCAACTTGCCGGATCATGTGCTCAGCCAGGTGTTCGCCAGCGCCAGCGGGCGTTACGGCACCACTCGCGATTATGTCGAGCAGACCGTGCACGCCCTGCGCAGCCACGCCATGCCAGACCGCAATCTGGAGGCGCGGCTCAAGCGCTGTAAATCACACAGCGATCAGGCGACCGCTTCGCGGCTCTGA
- a CDS encoding CDP-6-deoxy-delta-3,4-glucoseen reductase, with protein MRVTLQPSGAVLEIQPGERILDGARRLGYDCPQSCRNGNCHVCAALLVEGRVEQAGKVHDHGEFYTCIAEPLEDCVLLWDGVLALGELPVRSLSCQVIECREVGGDTWRVRLRAPAGKPPRYHAGQYLMIERESGEKSAFSMASAPHGGRDLEIHVLAREASALSLIEQLQRNPMVRVELPFGDTHLAELPEGPLVLIAAGTGMGQIHSLIEHCRAEGFKHPVHLYWGVRRPEDFYQIEHWDEWLKLPNLFLHKVVSDQCGWEGRCGMLHEAVCEDFPDLKPLHVYASGSPAMVYGTLDALVEAGMDAHQMRADVFAYAPRG; from the coding sequence ATGCGTGTAACCCTGCAGCCTTCCGGAGCGGTGCTCGAGATACAACCCGGTGAGCGGATTCTCGACGGCGCGCGGCGCCTGGGCTATGACTGCCCGCAAAGCTGCCGCAACGGCAATTGCCACGTGTGTGCAGCGCTGCTGGTCGAAGGCCGCGTCGAGCAGGCGGGCAAAGTCCACGACCACGGCGAGTTCTACACCTGCATTGCCGAACCGCTGGAAGACTGCGTGCTGTTGTGGGATGGCGTGCTCGCATTGGGTGAGCTGCCGGTGCGCAGCCTGTCGTGTCAGGTCATCGAGTGCCGCGAGGTGGGCGGCGATACCTGGCGCGTGCGTCTGCGTGCACCGGCGGGCAAGCCACCGCGTTATCACGCCGGGCAGTATTTGATGATCGAGCGTGAGAGCGGCGAGAAATCGGCGTTCTCCATGGCTTCGGCACCCCACGGCGGGCGTGATCTGGAAATCCACGTGCTGGCGCGCGAAGCCAGTGCGCTGAGCCTGATCGAACAGCTGCAACGCAACCCGATGGTGCGTGTCGAGCTGCCGTTTGGCGACACACACCTTGCGGAGCTGCCCGAAGGCCCGCTGGTGCTGATTGCCGCTGGCACCGGCATGGGCCAGATTCACAGCCTGATCGAGCATTGCCGCGCCGAAGGTTTCAAGCATCCGGTGCATCTGTACTGGGGCGTGCGCCGCCCGGAAGATTTCTATCAGATCGAGCACTGGGACGAATGGCTGAAGCTGCCCAACCTGTTTCTGCACAAAGTCGTCAGCGACCAGTGCGGCTGGGAAGGGCGCTGCGGCATGTTGCACGAGGCGGTTTGCGAGGATTTCCCTGACCTGAAGCCGCTGCACGTCTATGCCAGCGGTTCGCCCGCGATGGTCTACGGCACGCTGGACGCGCTGGTCGAGGCGGGAATGGATGCGCATCAGATGCGCGCCGACGTGTTCGCCTATGCCCCGCGCGGCTGA
- the ubiD gene encoding 4-hydroxy-3-polyprenylbenzoate decarboxylase: MKFKDLRDFVQQLEQRGELKRIQIPVSPVLEMTEVCDRTLRAKGPALLFEKPTGYDIPVLGNLFGTPERVAMGMGAESVSELREIGKLLAFLKEPEPPKGLKDAWSKLPIFRKIISMAPKVVKDAVCQEVVIEGDDVDLAMLPVQTCWPGDVGPLITWGLTVTKGPNKERQNLGIYRQQVIGRNKVIMRWLSHRGGALDFREWCEKHPGQPFPVSVALGADPATILGAVTPVPDSLSEYAFAGLLRGNRTELVKCRGNDLQVPATAEIILEGVIHPGEMADEGPYGDHTGYYNEVDSFPVFTVERITHRIKPIYHSTYTGRPPDEPAILGVALNEVFVPILQKQFPEITDFYLPPEGCSYRMAVVTMKKSYPGHAKRVMLGVWSFLRQFMYTKFVIVTDDDINARDWNDVIWAITTRMDPKRDTVMIDNTPIDYLDFASPISGLGSKMGLDATHKWPGETTREWGRVIVKDDAVTQRIDAIWNQLGID, encoded by the coding sequence ATGAAATTCAAGGATCTTCGGGATTTCGTGCAGCAGCTTGAGCAGCGCGGAGAGTTGAAACGCATCCAGATTCCCGTCTCGCCGGTGCTGGAGATGACTGAGGTGTGCGACCGCACGTTGCGGGCCAAAGGCCCGGCGCTGCTGTTCGAAAAACCCACCGGTTACGACATCCCGGTGCTCGGCAACCTGTTCGGCACCCCCGAGCGTGTGGCCATGGGCATGGGCGCCGAGTCGGTCAGCGAACTGCGCGAAATCGGCAAGCTGCTGGCCTTCCTCAAGGAACCGGAGCCGCCGAAGGGCTTGAAGGACGCATGGTCGAAACTGCCGATCTTCCGCAAGATCATTTCCATGGCGCCGAAAGTCGTCAAAGACGCGGTGTGTCAGGAAGTGGTCATCGAAGGCGACGACGTCGATCTGGCAATGCTGCCGGTGCAGACCTGCTGGCCCGGCGACGTTGGCCCGCTGATCACCTGGGGCCTGACGGTCACCAAAGGCCCGAACAAGGAACGTCAGAACCTCGGCATCTACCGTCAGCAAGTGATCGGTCGCAACAAGGTGATCATGCGCTGGCTCAGCCATCGTGGCGGTGCTCTCGATTTCCGCGAGTGGTGCGAAAAGCATCCGGGGCAGCCGTTTCCGGTGTCGGTGGCCCTTGGCGCTGATCCGGCGACTATCCTTGGCGCTGTAACCCCGGTGCCGGACAGCCTTTCCGAATACGCTTTCGCCGGTCTCTTGCGCGGTAACCGCACCGAGCTGGTCAAGTGCCGTGGCAACGACCTGCAAGTGCCGGCCACCGCCGAAATCATCCTTGAAGGCGTGATTCATCCGGGCGAAATGGCCGACGAAGGCCCGTATGGCGACCACACCGGTTACTACAACGAAGTCGACAGCTTCCCGGTGTTCACCGTCGAGCGCATCACCCACCGGATCAAACCGATCTATCACAGCACTTACACCGGCCGTCCGCCGGATGAGCCGGCGATTCTCGGCGTGGCGCTGAACGAAGTGTTCGTGCCGATCCTGCAGAAGCAATTCCCGGAGATCACCGACTTCTACCTGCCGCCGGAAGGCTGCTCGTACCGCATGGCCGTAGTGACAATGAAGAAGTCGTATCCGGGGCATGCCAAGCGCGTGATGCTCGGCGTCTGGTCGTTTTTGCGACAGTTCATGTACACCAAGTTCGTTATCGTCACTGACGACGATATCAACGCCCGCGACTGGAACGACGTGATCTGGGCCATCACCACGCGCATGGACCCCAAGCGCGATACGGTGATGATCGATAACACGCCGATCGACTACCTCGACTTCGCCTCGCCGATTTCCGGCCTGGGCTCGAAAATGGGCCTGGATGCCACCCACAAGTGGCCGGGCGAAACCACCCGCGAGTGGGGCCGCGTGATCGTCAAGGACGACGCCGTCACCCAACGGATCGATGCCATCTGGAATCAGTTAGGAATAGATTGA
- a CDS encoding acyltransferase family protein has translation MHTFGNRRDIDGLRALAVLPVVLFHFGFNTFSGGFVGVDVFFVISGFLITSILFREISAQRFSFLDFWGRRARRILPALTLVVVVTLALGWLLLTAKDLSDLGRTIRYQSLFISNILFMREDGYFAPASDLKPLLHTWSLAVEEQYYIFFPLMMVLLMRYVRHWRWMLFAVLLVSFGLNIVYIERRPEFAFFSLPTRAWELLCGAMLAVLPAAKHAPRLWFRQTVGLAGLAAVLLAIFTFDKTTVFPGWAALLPVLGTSALIWSGARGPTLAGQVLSLRPMVWIGLLSYSLYLWHWPIYVYANAISIDGIQPLEALGWIALAVALAWLSLRFVELPFREKRVFASRNSVLVGGLVSIAVLAVVGSAIRSADGVPERLSGKALEYAQSQEWNAGQMQCMHMSKDKTLDKACRVGGDQKIAPTKMFWGDSHTAALLPAIEGNSQRDGQPVWLYSLTGCPPIIDDALRAQCKQFNQRNMQLVRELGIKDVVLAANWSLYVYGREDGDGDKQFLLDPSRNVAQSEKRMAAAIKAQVSELREAGVQVWLFKEVPLQHKSYISRLTSLARIGRSAEGLGRPLAEHLARQQFFTELFGSMNAADAGVHVIDPTPLMCKDGLCMIDVDGHSQYKDADHLSDAGSARLSPLFAPMLLGASHN, from the coding sequence ATGCACACGTTTGGCAATCGCCGTGATATCGACGGTTTACGCGCGCTCGCGGTTCTTCCCGTCGTGCTGTTTCATTTCGGATTCAATACGTTCAGCGGCGGCTTTGTCGGCGTGGATGTTTTCTTCGTCATCTCCGGGTTTCTGATCACCTCGATCCTGTTTCGCGAAATCAGCGCCCAGCGCTTCAGCTTTCTCGACTTCTGGGGCCGTCGCGCTCGACGCATTCTGCCGGCGCTGACACTGGTTGTAGTGGTGACTCTGGCGCTGGGCTGGTTGCTGCTGACCGCCAAGGATCTGTCCGATCTGGGACGAACGATCCGCTATCAGTCGCTGTTCATTTCCAACATCCTGTTCATGCGCGAGGACGGCTACTTCGCCCCGGCCTCCGATCTCAAACCCTTGCTGCATACCTGGTCGCTGGCCGTGGAGGAGCAGTACTACATCTTCTTCCCGCTGATGATGGTGCTGCTGATGCGCTATGTCCGGCATTGGCGCTGGATGCTGTTCGCCGTGCTGCTGGTGTCGTTCGGGCTGAACATCGTCTACATCGAGCGTCGCCCGGAATTCGCCTTCTTCTCCCTGCCGACCCGCGCCTGGGAATTGCTCTGCGGCGCCATGCTCGCAGTGTTGCCGGCAGCAAAACATGCGCCGCGGCTTTGGTTTCGGCAGACCGTCGGCCTGGCCGGACTGGCGGCGGTGCTATTGGCAATCTTCACATTCGACAAAACCACCGTGTTCCCGGGCTGGGCAGCGTTGCTGCCGGTGCTCGGTACCAGCGCATTGATCTGGTCGGGCGCTCGCGGCCCGACCCTGGCCGGCCAGGTGTTGAGTCTGCGGCCAATGGTGTGGATCGGTCTGTTGTCCTACTCGCTATACCTGTGGCACTGGCCGATCTACGTGTATGCCAATGCCATCTCGATCGACGGCATCCAGCCGCTTGAAGCGCTTGGCTGGATCGCGCTGGCGGTCGCACTGGCCTGGCTGAGTCTGCGCTTTGTCGAGCTGCCGTTTCGCGAAAAACGCGTGTTCGCCAGCCGAAACTCGGTGTTGGTCGGTGGCCTGGTGTCGATTGCCGTCCTGGCGGTGGTCGGTTCGGCCATCCGTTCGGCGGACGGCGTGCCCGAGCGCCTGAGCGGCAAAGCGCTGGAATATGCCCAGTCCCAGGAGTGGAACGCCGGGCAGATGCAATGCATGCACATGAGCAAGGACAAAACCCTGGACAAGGCGTGTCGCGTGGGCGGCGATCAGAAAATTGCGCCGACGAAAATGTTCTGGGGTGACAGCCACACCGCAGCGCTGCTGCCCGCCATCGAAGGCAATAGCCAGCGTGACGGTCAGCCGGTCTGGCTGTACAGCCTCACCGGATGCCCACCGATCATCGACGACGCCCTGCGCGCGCAGTGCAAGCAGTTCAACCAGCGCAATATGCAGCTGGTCCGCGAGCTGGGTATCAAGGACGTGGTGCTGGCGGCGAACTGGAGTCTGTATGTCTACGGCCGTGAGGACGGTGACGGCGACAAGCAGTTCCTCCTCGACCCTTCGCGCAATGTCGCGCAATCGGAAAAGCGCATGGCAGCGGCAATCAAGGCTCAGGTCAGCGAATTGCGTGAGGCGGGCGTGCAGGTCTGGTTGTTCAAGGAGGTGCCACTGCAGCACAAGAGTTACATCAGCCGCTTGACCAGTCTGGCGCGTATTGGCCGCTCGGCCGAAGGATTGGGCCGCCCGCTCGCCGAGCATCTGGCTCGCCAGCAGTTTTTCACCGAGCTGTTCGGCTCGATGAATGCCGCGGATGCCGGGGTGCACGTCATCGACCCGACGCCGTTGATGTGCAAGGACGGCTTGTGCATGATCGATGTCGACGGCCATTCGCAGTACAAGGATGCCGACCATCTTTCCGACGCCGGCAGCGCCAGACTCAGCCCGTTGTTTGCGCCGATGCTGCTGGGTGCTAGCCACAATTGA
- the rho gene encoding transcription termination factor Rho, which yields MNLTELKQKPITELLELAEQMGIENMARSRKQDVIFSLLKKHAKSGEEISGDGVLEILQDGFGFLRSADASYLAGPDDIYVSPSQIRRFNLRTGDTIVGKIRPPKEGERYFALLKVDTINFDRPENAKNKILFENLTPLFPTVRMKMEAGNGSTEDLTGRVIDLCAPIGKGQRGLIVAPPKAGKTIMLQNIAANIARNNPEVHLIVLLIDERPEEVTEMQRTVRGEVVASTFDEPPTRHVQVAEMVIEKAKRLVEHKKDVVILLDSITRLARAYNTVIPSSGKVLTGGVDAHALEKPKRFFGAARNIEEGGSLTIIATALVETGSKMDEVIYEEFKGTGNMELPLDRKIAEKRVFPAININRSGTRREELLTADDELQRMWILRKLLHPMDEVAAIEFLVDKLKTTKTNDEFFLSMKRK from the coding sequence ATGAATCTGACTGAACTCAAGCAAAAGCCGATTACCGAACTGCTCGAATTGGCCGAACAGATGGGCATAGAAAATATGGCCCGTTCGCGCAAGCAGGACGTGATTTTCTCCCTGCTGAAAAAGCACGCGAAAAGCGGCGAGGAAATCTCCGGTGATGGCGTGCTGGAGATTCTCCAGGACGGCTTCGGCTTCCTGCGCTCCGCAGACGCTTCCTACCTCGCCGGCCCTGACGACATCTACGTCTCGCCGAGCCAGATCCGCCGCTTCAACTTGCGCACCGGTGACACCATCGTTGGCAAGATCCGCCCTCCGAAGGAAGGCGAGCGGTATTTCGCCCTGCTCAAGGTCGACACGATCAACTTCGATCGTCCGGAGAACGCGAAAAACAAGATTCTCTTCGAGAACCTGACCCCGCTGTTCCCGACCGTGCGCATGAAAATGGAAGCCGGCAACGGTTCCACCGAAGACCTGACCGGCCGCGTGATCGACCTGTGCGCGCCGATCGGCAAAGGCCAGCGTGGTCTGATCGTTGCGCCGCCGAAGGCCGGTAAAACGATCATGCTGCAGAACATCGCAGCGAACATCGCCCGCAACAACCCTGAAGTTCACCTGATCGTGCTGTTGATCGACGAGCGTCCGGAAGAAGTGACCGAAATGCAGCGCACCGTGCGCGGCGAAGTGGTTGCCTCGACTTTCGACGAGCCGCCGACCCGTCACGTCCAGGTAGCTGAAATGGTGATCGAGAAGGCCAAGCGCCTGGTCGAACACAAGAAAGACGTGGTGATCCTGCTCGACTCCATCACCCGTCTGGCCCGTGCCTACAACACCGTGATCCCGAGCTCCGGCAAGGTCCTGACCGGTGGTGTCGATGCCCATGCCCTGGAGAAGCCGAAACGTTTCTTCGGTGCCGCGCGCAACATCGAAGAAGGCGGCTCGCTGACCATTATCGCCACCGCGCTGGTTGAAACCGGCTCGAAGATGGACGAAGTGATCTACGAAGAGTTCAAGGGTACCGGCAACATGGAACTGCCTCTGGATCGCAAGATTGCCGAGAAGCGTGTGTTCCCGGCCATCAACATCAACCGTTCCGGCACCCGCCGCGAAGAGTTGCTTACTGCCGACGACGAACTGCAGCGCATGTGGATTCTGCGCAAGCTGCTGCACCCGATGGACGAAGTTGCCGCCATCGAGTTCCTGGTCGACAAGCTGAAGACGACCAAGACCAACGACGAGTTCTTCTTGTCGATGAAGCGCAAGTAA
- the trxA gene encoding thioredoxin TrxA, translated as MSSDLIKHVSDASFDADVIEAEGAVLVDYWAEWCGPCKMIAPVLDEIAETYKGKLTVAKLNIDENQETPAKYGVRGIPTLMLFKNGNVEATKVGALSKSQLAAFLDANI; from the coding sequence ATGAGCAGCGATCTGATCAAACACGTTAGCGACGCTAGCTTCGATGCTGACGTAATCGAGGCCGAAGGCGCTGTCCTGGTCGACTACTGGGCTGAATGGTGCGGCCCTTGCAAAATGATCGCACCGGTTCTGGACGAGATTGCCGAGACCTACAAAGGCAAGCTGACCGTCGCCAAACTGAACATCGACGAAAACCAGGAAACCCCGGCCAAGTATGGCGTGCGTGGTATCCCGACGCTGATGCTGTTCAAGAACGGCAACGTTGAAGCGACCAAGGTCGGCGCACTGTCGAAGTCGCAACTGGCGGCTTTCCTCGACGCCAACATCTGA